The window CTTGGCTGGGGGTTCCAACCTCCAGCCATTTTTCCTGCGAAGCGATGTGTATTTCGGATGACGAGCGTCTCTTTAATGCGGCGAGACGCAAGCCAAGAAGGAACGAGACCTAGAAAGGAATTGAAGTGAAAAAGACTGCTTCTCTTTACACACGTGTTGGTGGTGAAGAAGGGCTCAGGAAGCTCATCGAGACATTCTACGATATTATCGAATTCGAGCCGGAAGGCCGGGCTCTGAAAATGCTACATCTGCGCGGACATGGCGTCGCTCATTCGCGGATCGAGCAGTTCAAATTTTTATCGGATTTTCTTGGTGGGCCGAAATTGTATCGCGAGCAGCACGGGCATTCCGACGTTCGCCAGATGCATGTTCATGTCGTGATTGACCGGCAAGCTCACGACGATTGGCTGAACTGTATGACGATCGCGATCGATCGCGTCGGGTTGGACCAGG is drawn from Hyphomicrobium methylovorum and contains these coding sequences:
- a CDS encoding group II truncated hemoglobin, with product MKKTASLYTRVGGEEGLRKLIETFYDIIEFEPEGRALKMLHLRGHGVAHSRIEQFKFLSDFLGGPKLYREQHGHSDVRQMHVHVVIDRQAHDDWLNCMTIAIDRVGLDQEVGAQLMQHFRVVAAKLQNVFETDENGDLPTSALAQAQSSAGHH